From the Osmerus eperlanus chromosome 21, fOsmEpe2.1, whole genome shotgun sequence genome, one window contains:
- the greb1 gene encoding protein GREB1 — protein MGNSYAGQLRTTRFEEVLHNSIEASLRSNTVVPRPVFSQLYLEAEQPPAHTGRPGNEEEEEEDGSESNSPPVPYQMKPPPEGCCTTDGFCQAGRDLRLASLTSDLLEPPPGFLLVGTKAPGLPDTLLVCAVDRRFLPDERGHNALLGFAGACMGCGEKGFRYFTEFSNHINLKLSTQPKKQKLLKYLLHRNPQGQLVRGVPIYWRGPDSRSRQTPSNTSEGHVTSEELLHNPALTAHPAHTPGSYTVCSQVDPIGPPHLADVPPLTNGSHAPLSQQPLHQSCTLSNGPSRPTVIGPATHAGPPKKRHRGWSPESSSGLEPTSSSSSSSHITPNKTDSAGAVNTPQGSSLTPPSPGVSVTVPDQLLQTCRLQPVIFKGHGTLPPLVGNVGEVCVSPLLHDCYQSSQTLPQVYQHYGPSPIQPLSTQMQVLLTVYYLVQLGPDQVPLIEDLEQIFMRSWRESHLSEIRQYQQPHPSPVPQPQGPSGGLTLPQAQPLTPNQLPWLAQLAASSCGAGVLVLGEGSSLTQGLAQVFSSLMEGRLTHTNYVVIICTATGQETESCVVVTGKHQCRALAESMLSPAEGLKEITRQLSSGLTQDLTAFCSSLGPDGDMDTLLDSVTMETSSQPSPLSSSQESAASTESPKTHAHTVTHTDTRTDTVTHTDTHTDSPKDGGQSPKDRCSEYCVEWRQVRPIQLAVARKLLSHVCAIADSSTQNLDLGSFDRVHFLICVPPSQITFQQTLLHLWNSGVLQELGLEQECSSQQEGERYVVKMDQDARARIDDLIQEAHRNTYTLYILVHDHAHWDISSGPYSGTGDAGLGLVDRLLNSPRIRDAPNILTLHVTSFPFALQTQHTRISPYNEIHWPSASNNDVDLYHERTRYFGVSEMLDSTHSGSGLPLLRYDSSFESMASALEERFPKLHSAVIRTQVLVQHYSVALMAVSGRVGDSGEHSLHKHTSVETLEIVQSLLNSAQRCPAHHGHMVLLRIPSLALAAWAHQRLTNVRERLGLQEKFEIVLGNPSQELSIGACFTQRIRAWLKVQDDDWVPRTYLELEALPCLLILSGADPLGESLPRSLKYCDLRVISSSYLQRTALEQELGLAAYLVKAESQESRPPHAPGLDSDLLESEPDKLSCTDNEEDEGQDSGLKSSGLRHSPPSPTRPPPDSAPPEHTQTTPPNPPNPPRVSDTPSSAPAAPSSVPAPSPTPALSSAPSSTPVDAPQTQRRASKSTSSDSSSPRTPSPLQSCSWSRGVNRPPSVLLPRALYDIMTASDGSGLPRCTSFLPHLSVSWASSFRPLLSKMMTCTEQSLYYRQWTLPRPHHMDSSNRAAEGRADNFHPRRLLLSGPPQVGKTGAYLQFLGILSRMLIRLMEVDIYDEEDINYSAKEECEQYHPAHSRWPDPDSMRSMPFDYTIHDPKYEDISSVYCPDYTPCTDGNPRRQEEVYLRRRTARIKLSKYAAYNTYHHCEQCHLYMGFSPRYQMYESTLHAFTFSHLLLGTEIQLYFIIPKSKEHHFSFSQSGGQLESMRLPLASDWNPDSIKSPIFTPTTGRHEHGLFNLYHAMDGAAHLHILVVKEYEMAVYKKYWPNHIMLVLPTVFNGAGIGAAHFLIKELSYHNLELERSRRVEGGATAGEVWPFIILSDDSCVMWNTVDLDSLGSSGPVERNVSLKQVLQHMEACPQLHEYALCGIRQWSSRGAAAGVGGGGPGCPHREPFSRGHLHDFLLLNVELSQDVQYDRERFTCEDVDFSLRAHSAGLLHCRFNNYSVMKKQIAIGGYLTFIIKTKVSDVPTSVQPSQYICAPDSKHLFLATPAQLLLEKYLQYTSQHLFPLSTDNYTHPILSVDCYLNLGPEVTVCFVSSKPRSINISTTGLLFSGLLLCFCDSFVTPGFLKKFHFLKGATLCVICADRSSLRQTVVRLELEDEWLFRLSHEFQTANAKEDRPLFFLTGKHI, from the exons atgGGGAACTCGTATGCCGGCCAGCTGAGGACCACTCGGTTCGAGGAGGTTCTCCACAACTCCATCGAGGCGTCTCTGCGCTCCAACACGGTGGTTCCACGACCCGTCTTCTCCCAGCTCTACCTGGAGGCAGAGCAGCCCCCCGCtcacactg GGCGACCTGgcaatgaggaagaggaggaggaagatggctCGGAGTCTAACAGCCCCCCGGTCCCCTACCAGATGAAGCCCCCTCCAGAAGGCTGCTGCACCAccgatg GGTTttgccaggcaggcagggaccTGCGCCTGGCgtcgctgacctctgacctcctggaGCCCCCTCCTGGGTTCCTGTTGGTGGGGACCAAGGCCCCGGGCCTCCCCGACACACTGCTGGTGTGTGCCGTGGACCGCCGCTTCCTGCCCGACGAACGAGGACACAACGCACTGCTGG GGTTTGCGGGCGCCTGTATGGGCTGCGGAGAGAAGGGCTTCCGCTACTTCACCGAGTTCTCCAACCACATCAACCTGAAACTCAGCACCCAGCCCAAGAAACAGAAGCTCCTCAAGTACCTGCTCCACAGGAACCCCCAGGGCCAGCTGGTCAGGGGGGTCCCTATCTACTGGAGGGGACCAG ACAGCAGATCTCGACAGACACCCTCAAACACCTcagagggtcatgtgacctcaGAGGAACTGCTACACAACCCTGCACTCACCGCTCACCCTGCGCACACACCAGGCAGCTACACAG TCTGCTCTCAAGTTGACCCCATTGGGCCCCCCCACTTGGCAGACGTCCCCCCTCTAACCAACGGCAGCCATGCCCCCCTATCCCAGCAGCCTTTGCACCAGTCGTGCACTCTCTCCAACGGGCCGTCAAGACCCACTGTTATAG gtcctGCCACCCACGCTGGCCCTCCTAAGAAGAGACACAGAGGCTGGTCTCCTGAGTCCTCCTCAGGGCTGGAGcccacctcttcatcctcctcctcctctcacatcaCCCCAAACAAGACAG ACAGTGCAGGTGCAGTCAATACCCCCCAGGGGTCCTCGCTGACCCCGCCCTCCCCAGGGGTGTCCGTCACTGTGCCTGATCAGCTCCTACAAACCTGCAGACTCCAGCCTGTCATCTTCAAAG GTCACGGCACGCTGCCCCCCCTGGTCGGTAacgtgggggaggtgtgtgtgagcccccTGCTGCATGACTGCTACCAGAGCTCCCAGACCCTGCCCCAGGTGTACCAGCACTACGGGCCCTCCCCCATCCAGCCCCTCTCCACCCAGATGCAGGTCCTGCTGACCGTCTACTACCTGGTGCAGCTAG GGCCAGACCAAGTGCCTCTGATCGAGGACCTGGAGCAGATCTTCATGCGCTCCTGGAGAGAGTCCCACCTGAGTGAGATCCGCCAGTACCAGcagccccatccctcccctgtcccccagccccagggccCCTCCGGCGGGCTCACcctgccccaggcccagcccctcaCCCCTAACCAGCTGCCCTGGCTGGCCCAGCTGGCTGCCTCGTCGTGTGGGGCGGGGGTGCTGGTcctgggggagggcagcagccTGACCCAGGGCCTGGCCCAGGTGTTCTCCAGTCTGATGGAgggcagactcacacacaccaactacgTGGTCATCATCTGCACCGCCACGGGCCAGGAGACCGAGTCCTGCGTTGTGGTGACAG GGAAGCACCAGTGTCGTGCCTTGGCTGAGAGCATGCTCTCTCCTGCCGAGGGCCTGAAGGAGATCACGCGGCAGCTGTCCTCTGGTCTCACCCAGGATCTCACTGCCTTCTGCAGCTCTCTGGGCCCAG acgggGACATGGACACCCTCCTGGACAGTGTTACCATGGAGACCAGCAGCCAGCCTTCTCCCTTATCCAGCAGCCAGGAGTCCGCAGCTTCTACAGAGAGCcccaaaacacacgcacacacagtcacacacacagacacacgcacagacacagtcacacacacagacacacacacagacagtcccaAAGACGGAGGCCAGAGCCCTAAGGACAGATGCTCAG agtactGTGTGGAGTGGCGTCAGGTGCGTCCCATCCAGCTGGCCGTGGCCAGGAAGCTGCTGTCCCACGTGTGTGCCATCGCTGACTCCAGCACCCAGAACCTGGACCTGGGCTCCTTCGACAGGGTCCACTTCCTCATCTGTGTCCCGCCCTCCCAGATCACTTTCCAACAGACCCTGCTGCACCTATGGAACTCTG gtgtcctCCAGGAGCTGGGTCTGGAGCAGGAGTGTTCCTCCCAGCAGGAGGGTGAGCGCTACGTGGTGAAGATGGACCAGGACGCCAGGGCGCGCATCGATGACCTCATACAGGAAGCACAcaggaacacatacacactctacaTCCTGGTCCACGATCACGCTCACTGGGAtatcagcag TGGGCCGTACAGTGGCACAGGTGACGCCGGCCTGGGATTGGTGGACCGCCTGCTGAACTCTCCCCGGATCCGTGACGCCCCCAACATCCTGACCCTCCACGTGACCTCGTTCCCCTTCGCTCTGCAGACGCAGCACACACGCATCAGCCCCTACAACGAGATCCACTGGCCCTCCGCTTCCAACaac gacgtgGACCTGTACCATGAAAGGACACGGTACTTTGGTGTGTCGGAGATGCTGGACTCCACTCACTCGGGCAGCGGTCTGCCTCTGCTGCGATACGACAGCTCCTTCGAGAGCATGGCCTCCGCCCTGGAggagag gTTCCCTAAGCTTCACAGTGCAGTGATCCGAACCCAGGTGCTGGTCCAGCACTACTCCGTGGCTCTCATGGCCGTGTCTGGCCGCGTCGGGGACTCGGGCGAGCACAGCCTCCACAAGCACACCTCCGTGGAGACCCTGGAGATCGTCCAGAGCCTGCTCAACTCAGCTCAGCGGTGCCCCGCCCACCACGGTCACATGGTGCTGCTGCGCATCCCCTCGTTGGCCCTGGCGGCGTGGGCCCACCAGCGACTGACCAATGTGAGAGAGCGGCTGGGCCTGCAGGAGAAGTTTGAGATCGTCCTGGGCAACCCCAGTCAGGAGCTCAGCATCGGAGCGTGCTTCACCCAGCGAATCAGG gcctGGCTGAAGGTCCAGGATGATGACTGGGTTCCTCGTACCTACCTGGAGCTGgaggccctgccctgcctgctcaTCCTGTCTGGAGCGGACCCCCTGGGGGAGTCCctccccag GTCGTTGAAGTACTGTGACCTGCGTGTCATAAGCTCCTCCTACCTGCAGCGCACGGCTCTAGAGCAGGAGCTGGGATTGGCTGCCTACCTGGTGAAGGCGGAGTCTCAAGAGTCGcgccccccccatgcccccggCCTTGACAGTGACCTCTTGGAGAGCGAACCCGATAAACTCAGCTGCACTGAcaacgaggaggacgaggggcaGGACagtg gcctCAAGTCTTCAGGGTTGcgccactcccctccctcccccaccagaccccccccagacagcgcccccccagaacacacccagaccacacctccaaacccccccaacccacccagAGTCTCTGACACCCCCTCCAGCGCCCCTGCCGCCCCCTCTTccgtccctgccccctcccccacccctgctctctcttccgccccctcctccacccccgtcGACGCCCCCCAGACCCAGCGCCGAGCCTCCAAGTCCACCTCCTcagactcctcctccccccgcaccccctctcccctccagagcTGCTCCTGGTCCCGGGGGGTGAACCGCCCCCCCTCCGTGCTCCTGCCCCGCGCCCTCTATGACATCATGACGGCGAGCGACGGCAGCGGCCTCCCTCGCTGCACGTCCTTCCTGCCtcacctctctgtgtcctgggcCAGCAGCTTCAG GCCCCTGCTCAGCAAGATGATGACCTGCACAGAGCAGTCCCTGTACTACCGCCAGTGGACGCTGCCCCGCCCTCACCACATGGACAGCAGCAACCGGGCGGCAGAGGGGCGAGCAGACAACTTCCACCCTCGTAGACTGCTGCTCAGCGGGCCtccgcag GTGGGTAAGACAGGGGCGTACCTGCAGTTCCTGGGCATCCTGTCTCGCATGCTCATCAGGCTGATGGAGGTGGACATCTACGACGAGGAGGACATCAACTACA gTGCCAAGGAGGAGTGCGAGCAGTACCACCCAGCCCACTCCCGCTGGCCCGACCCAGACAGCATGAGGAGCATGCCCTTCGACTACACCATCCACGACCCTAAATATGAGGACATCAGCTCTGTCTACTGCCCAGACTACACACCCTGCACTGACG GAAACCCCAGACGGCAGGAGGAAGTGTACCTGCGGAGACGCACGGCTAGGATCAAGCTGTCTAAATACGCTGCCTACAACACCTACCATCACTGTGAGCAGTGTCACCTGTACATGGGCTTCAGTCCCAGATAccag atgTACGAGTCGACGCTGCATGCCTTCACCTTCTCCCACCTGCTCCTTGGGACAGAAATCCAGCTCTACTTCATCATCCCCAAATCCAAGGAGCACCACTTTAGCTTCAGCCAATCAGGGGGCCAGCTGGAGAGCATGAGGCTGCCTCTCGCCTCCGATTGG AACCCAGACAGCATCAAGAGTCCCATCTTCACGCCCACCACGGGCCGCCATGAGCACGGCCTGTTCAACCTGTACCACGCCATGGATGGAGCCGCTCACCTCCACATCCTGGTCGTCAAGGAGTACGAGATGGCCGTGTACAAGAAGTACTGGCCCAACCACATCATGCTGGTCCTGCCCACCGTCTTCAACGGAGCCGGGATCG GTGCAGCCCACTTCCTGATTAAGGAGCTGTCCTATCACAacctggagctggagaggagtAGGCGGGTGGAAGGCGGGGCTACGGCAGGGGAGGTGTGGCCTTTCATCATCCTCTCTGACGACTCCTGTGTCATGTGGAACACTGTGGATCTCGACTCActcgg CAGCTCAGGCCCCGTGGAGAGGAACGTGTCCCTGAAGCAGGTGCTGCAGCACATGGAGGCGTGCCCCCAGCTGCACGAGTACGCGCTCTGCGGCATCAGGCAGTGGAGCAGCCGGGGCGCGGCGGCGGGGGTCGGCGGCGGGGGCCCGGGGTGCCCTCACCGGGAGCCCTTCTCCAGGGGTCACCTCCACGACTTCCTGCTCCTGAACGTGGAGCTGAGCCAGGACGTGCAGTACGACCGGGAGCGCTTCACCTGCGAGGACGTGGACTTCTCCCTGCGGGCGCACAGCGCCGGCCTGCTGCACTGCCGCTTCAACAACTACAGCGTGATGAAGAAGCAGATCGCCATCGGAGGGTACCTCACCTTCATCATCAAGACCAAG GTGTCGGACGTCCCTACCTCGGTGCAGCCCTCCCAGTACATCTGTGCCCCAGACAGCAAGCACCTGTTCCTGGCCACGCCTGCCCAGCTGCTCCTGGAGAAGTACCTGCAGTACACCAGCCAGCACCTGTTCCCCCTCAGCACAGACAACTACACACACCCCATCCTGTCTGTGGACTGCTACCTCAACCTGGGgcctgag GTGACGGTGTGTTTCGTCAGCTCCAAGCCCCGCTCCATCAACATCAGCACCACAGGGCTGCTCTTCAGCGGCCTGCTGCTCTGCTTCTGCGACTCCTTCGTCACTCCGGGCTTCCTTAAGAAGTTCCACTTCCTCAAGG GAGCGACCCTGTGTGTGATCTGCGCAGACCGCAGCTCGCTCCGCCAGACAGTAGTGCGTCTGGAGCTGGAGGACGAGTGGCTGTTCCGTCTGAGCCACGAGTTCCAGACCGCCAACGCCAAGGAGGACcgccccctcttcttcctcaccGGGAAACACATCTGA